In Archangium lipolyticum, the following are encoded in one genomic region:
- a CDS encoding ATP-binding protein translates to MVTKAIGEVCGECGGRTYVIERRGDRAHARVCTCSARCELCEGRGYAYEVREETFSAKVGPKRYEVLVPCVCQRRAKRLEHFNEVGLPGVVAHAGFEGYRAFNEAQDRARNLAMHFAHHYDKAGVNKGFILSGPVGTGKTHLLAATLKHLVLEVGLEARYVEISLLYATIRRGFQEGKSGGEIIGPLSEVEVLAIDEMGKGRGSQFEMETLDELIARRYNAARTTLFATNYSLDPERRSSRTAAPSGYRATEDAKSAVREMELLRERVGERIYSRLCEMCNFVEFPKETTPDQRRMRQELEPRPGPPPGGMRSGR, encoded by the coding sequence ATGGTCACGAAGGCGATCGGCGAGGTGTGTGGCGAGTGTGGGGGACGGACGTACGTCATCGAACGGCGTGGGGACAGGGCGCACGCGCGGGTGTGCACGTGCTCGGCCCGGTGCGAGTTGTGTGAGGGGCGCGGGTACGCGTACGAGGTGCGCGAGGAGACGTTCAGCGCGAAGGTGGGCCCCAAGCGCTACGAGGTGCTGGTGCCGTGCGTGTGCCAGCGGCGGGCGAAGCGGCTCGAGCACTTCAACGAGGTGGGGTTGCCCGGAGTGGTGGCGCACGCGGGCTTCGAGGGCTACCGCGCCTTCAACGAGGCGCAGGATCGGGCGCGCAACCTGGCGATGCACTTCGCCCACCACTACGACAAAGCGGGAGTGAACAAGGGCTTCATCCTGAGCGGTCCGGTGGGCACGGGGAAGACGCACCTGCTGGCGGCCACGCTCAAACACCTGGTGCTCGAGGTGGGGCTGGAGGCCCGGTACGTGGAGATCTCCCTGCTCTACGCCACCATCCGGCGAGGCTTCCAGGAGGGCAAGAGCGGCGGGGAGATCATCGGTCCGCTGTCGGAGGTCGAGGTGCTGGCCATCGACGAGATGGGCAAGGGGCGCGGCAGCCAATTCGAGATGGAGACGCTCGATGAGCTGATCGCCCGGCGCTACAACGCGGCGCGCACGACCCTCTTCGCGACGAACTACTCGCTGGATCCGGAGCGCCGGAGCTCGCGCACCGCTGCTCCGAGCGGCTACCGCGCCACGGAGGACGCGAAGAGCGCGGTGCGCGAGATGGAGCTGCTGCGCGAACGCGTGGGCGAGCGCATCTACAGCCGGCTGTGCGAGATGTGCAACTTCGTGGAGTTTCCGAAGGAGACGACGCCGGATCAGCGGCGCATGCGGCAGGAACTGGAGCCCAGGCCGGGCCCGCCTCCGGGCGGAATGCGCTCGGGACGCTGA
- the cglF gene encoding adventurous gliding motility protein CglF codes for MRKLLMLCAVLAVAPAYAQDEGGSGEGGKAAGGGKAQKGGPQTIDFEDDTIEGDLTKPDGEYVEARKTVKHSNLIRIREDFEDKVMQSVGEL; via the coding sequence ATGCGGAAGCTCCTGATGCTGTGTGCGGTACTGGCGGTGGCTCCGGCCTACGCCCAGGACGAGGGTGGGTCGGGCGAGGGTGGCAAGGCGGCTGGTGGTGGCAAGGCCCAGAAGGGTGGTCCGCAGACCATCGACTTCGAGGACGACACCATCGAGGGCGATCTCACCAAGCCGGACGGCGAGTACGTCGAGGCGCGCAAGACGGTCAAGCACTCCAACCTCATCCGTATCCGCGAGGACTTCGAGGACAAGGTGATGCAGTCGGTGGGCGAGCTGTGA
- a CDS encoding N,N-dimethylformamidase beta subunit family domain-containing protein, translating into MGGRDGGSRDTPPLQRSDGGQPDIGDGSVPPPPDPDGGVPDGGSIPPHDTQAIRKENARPGTTAWRIVKKAANNNEIEGYALVSTVSPGERVPIAVSVTGSPRKFSWEVYRLGYYGGAGAREVARGGPLQAVPQAPCPAQQPTGIVACNWTPTLELPTNGWMRGVYVVKLVREDGFQRYVPFFVRDPNPRSEVTVIIPTATWQAYNTWGGTSLYDDKFRITGVGRGFQASYDRPYYRGYGSGHLLDDDQGLIMWLEAQGLDVTYVTNEELDRSGDALREAKVLIMSGHDEYWTRTLRDRAEKAQAEGRSIINLGANQAYWQVRLEPAADGRPRRIITCYKGDARDPVGVRSLDRSTKFRDLATPRPENSLLGVMFSSRWHQFAFPTVITNEGHWALEGTGLRNGDTLWRANGYEQDQVVDNGRSPAGLEVLAESPALSLQGAFGFGQMVVFRKGNAWVFSAGGIDFVHTLGTTEAADPRAARIVANVLYRALGRQVPRDLVVLPATQLPRARGPFATDVRTVAGQPGRRGDQDGEQGRGLLAAPVAVAVLPGGGWAVADALANEVKRVGSDGSISTLSSVKLNGPMGIAADAQGNVYVADSDNYCIRRITPDGTTTVFAGAVMEPGLMDGPAAQARFNQPAGLFVTPQGELLVADLGNGVIRRIDLLTPGNPVTTLPANLWLYRPSAVAAAPDGTVYVVETGMSRVVALRNGTVSVLAGTPPGGFAEGQGEDARMLPYLGIAVLPDGSVAVSDPGNYRVRRISPNGMVTTLAGSGRFGARDGTGDDADLVLPAGLAVGPDGTLYVADSGNALLRAITP; encoded by the coding sequence ATGGGTGGACGGGATGGCGGCTCACGGGACACCCCACCGCTTCAACGCTCGGACGGCGGGCAGCCAGACATCGGGGATGGAAGTGTGCCGCCGCCACCGGACCCGGATGGAGGCGTGCCGGATGGGGGGTCGATTCCTCCGCATGACACGCAGGCCATCCGCAAGGAGAACGCGCGCCCGGGGACGACGGCGTGGCGCATCGTCAAGAAGGCGGCCAACAACAACGAGATCGAAGGTTACGCGCTCGTCTCCACGGTGTCGCCGGGCGAGCGGGTGCCCATCGCGGTGTCGGTGACGGGCTCGCCCCGCAAGTTCAGCTGGGAGGTGTACCGGCTGGGGTACTACGGGGGAGCGGGGGCACGCGAGGTGGCGCGGGGTGGTCCGCTGCAGGCGGTGCCGCAGGCGCCGTGTCCCGCGCAGCAGCCCACGGGCATCGTCGCCTGCAACTGGACGCCGACCCTGGAGCTGCCGACGAACGGGTGGATGCGCGGGGTGTACGTGGTGAAGCTGGTGCGTGAGGACGGCTTCCAGCGCTACGTGCCGTTCTTCGTGAGGGATCCGAATCCGCGCTCGGAGGTGACGGTGATCATCCCGACCGCGACCTGGCAGGCCTACAACACGTGGGGCGGCACGAGCCTCTACGACGACAAGTTCCGCATCACCGGGGTGGGGCGCGGCTTCCAGGCCTCGTACGATCGGCCCTACTACCGTGGCTACGGCTCGGGCCACCTGCTGGATGACGACCAGGGCCTCATCATGTGGCTGGAGGCGCAGGGGCTGGACGTCACCTACGTGACGAACGAGGAGCTGGACCGCAGTGGGGACGCGCTGCGCGAGGCGAAGGTCCTGATCATGTCCGGGCACGACGAGTACTGGACGCGCACGCTGCGTGACCGTGCCGAGAAGGCGCAGGCCGAGGGGCGGTCGATCATCAACCTCGGCGCGAACCAGGCCTACTGGCAGGTGCGGCTCGAGCCGGCGGCGGACGGCCGGCCGCGGCGCATCATCACCTGCTACAAGGGCGACGCGAGGGATCCGGTGGGGGTGAGGAGCCTGGATCGTTCGACGAAGTTCAGGGATCTGGCCACGCCGCGCCCGGAGAACTCGTTGCTGGGGGTGATGTTCTCCAGCCGCTGGCACCAGTTCGCCTTCCCGACGGTCATCACGAACGAGGGGCACTGGGCGCTGGAGGGGACGGGGCTGAGGAACGGGGACACGCTGTGGCGTGCCAACGGCTACGAGCAGGACCAGGTGGTGGACAACGGCCGTTCGCCCGCGGGGCTGGAGGTGCTGGCCGAGTCTCCCGCGTTGTCGCTGCAGGGGGCGTTCGGCTTCGGACAGATGGTGGTGTTCCGCAAGGGGAACGCGTGGGTGTTCTCGGCGGGTGGCATCGACTTCGTGCACACGCTGGGGACGACGGAGGCGGCGGATCCGCGCGCTGCGCGCATCGTGGCCAACGTCCTCTACCGGGCGTTGGGGAGGCAGGTGCCGCGGGATCTGGTGGTGCTGCCGGCGACGCAGTTGCCGCGAGCGCGAGGTCCCTTCGCGACCGACGTGAGGACGGTGGCCGGGCAGCCGGGGCGGCGGGGTGATCAGGATGGTGAGCAGGGCCGTGGACTGCTGGCCGCGCCGGTGGCGGTGGCGGTGCTGCCCGGAGGTGGCTGGGCGGTGGCGGACGCGCTGGCGAACGAGGTGAAGCGGGTGGGGTCGGACGGGAGCATCTCGACGCTCTCCTCGGTGAAGCTCAACGGCCCGATGGGGATCGCCGCGGACGCGCAGGGGAACGTCTACGTGGCGGACTCGGACAACTACTGCATCCGCCGCATCACGCCGGACGGGACGACGACGGTGTTCGCCGGGGCGGTGATGGAGCCGGGGCTGATGGATGGACCCGCCGCGCAGGCGCGCTTCAACCAGCCGGCGGGGCTGTTCGTCACGCCGCAGGGGGAGTTGCTGGTGGCGGATCTGGGCAACGGCGTCATCCGGCGGATTGATCTGCTGACGCCGGGCAATCCGGTGACGACGCTGCCGGCGAACCTGTGGCTGTACCGGCCGTCGGCGGTGGCGGCGGCGCCGGACGGGACGGTGTACGTGGTGGAGACGGGGATGTCGCGCGTGGTGGCGTTGCGCAACGGCACGGTGAGCGTGCTGGCGGGAACTCCGCCGGGAGGCTTCGCGGAAGGGCAGGGCGAGGACGCGCGGATGCTGCCGTACCTGGGCATCGCGGTGCTGCCGGACGGGAGCGTTGCGGTGTCGGATCCGGGCAACTACCGGGTGCGGCGCATCTCTCCGAACGGGATGGTGACCACATTGGCGGGCTCGGGCCGTTTCGGGGCGCGTGATGGGACGGGGGATGACGCGGACCTCGTTCTGCCGGCGGGTCTCGCGGTGGGCCCGGACGGAACGCTGTACGTGGCGGACTCGGGCAACGCGTTGCTGCGCGCCATCACTCCGTAG
- a CDS encoding tetratricopeptide repeat protein: MRRTLLLSLLLMASMAHAQEKKAPRDANLGKKSSTAVVDKSLAGDISRKKEKQDNAPALQYDQFRLGVEGQVASKRREQIESLKKIISLSADAKEQPALLFRLGELYWEESKYYFFEANRKDDELIEAMNRGDSAAQSRAKAGKAELLTRQKQYGKLALEQYTKIVQDYPDFERSDEVLFFLGTYLMEDGQDRKALVAFKRLVEKFPKSKYIPDAYLAFGEYYFNNSKGKRADLEKALAAYKKAAEYPESQVYAFALYKQGWCYFNLADYTNAKDKWKAVVLYGELAGAQNIEKDGNAKKTNSLAREARTDYVRAYAREGDVMLAREDFSKVASNPEDRFAMMRTLANMYYGDGKDREAAITYNSLIKEKPLSPEAPGFQGRIVDIVLRMGNKERTVTQVRRLVKIMKEVEGSGVIKDDKDKKALAEAKDLSERTLSNLAVTWHNEAKKTREEATFGYADMIYSDYLTLFPESPKAYDLRFFWAELLNDNLQKFDKAAANYTLVVLQDVKLLEAKDEQGNPKPGKPGKWLNNAAYNAVLAYDEMVKDAESKGAFKDVDTKDIRKKAAIPQGKKDLLEACERYLKYVTKGDKRVEIAFKAANIYYRHNHFDEAVLRFSEIALGSPEYKFESGERAAEIAANLVLDSYNLLEDWAKVNEWARRFYNNDKLAVGKFREDLSKVIEQSAFKLVSQLEAKNQFAKAAEAYLSFVADFPQTEIADVALFNASVDYYKAKMLDKAIQVRQRIIEQYPASRFVPECIYNNAEALEAIGDFSEAADVYEQYVNGYEASLSGGGKVVVAKKAAPARGKKGKGKGKAAASTVVSDKPGQPQKWEESKAQVALFNAATYREGLGQFKAALALRERYLTVWPKAKDAEDIYLSIVDLHVKTGNYNKAMGQLEEYERQYIRSPSKVLMAEGRIADIFENKMRKERDTARLYGRILDYYEKLPRRMQQSLEKPALEAVARAQYRSVEPDFQFYSRLKLSWGRPPSPDKLKGSIAEKNNSREVVEKKYVQTVSLGAAEPAICALHRIGLIYDNFADKISNAPMPPGIDEETEGALREEFGNQSLPLKEKAAEAFSTAVAKSRELSVFNSCAAESLKMLRDTYRPEQFPTMVEEKVALSKGRDLAIGGDLLAAIQDVPPPVVEAAQDDKSKTEEVVEDVSDLAKRLQQQTATQVDGPAAPTKEGTPRKSAVDDQEPEDFLK, from the coding sequence ATGCGCCGCACGCTCCTCCTCAGCCTCCTGCTCATGGCCTCGATGGCCCACGCGCAGGAAAAGAAAGCGCCGCGCGACGCCAACCTCGGCAAGAAGAGCTCCACTGCCGTGGTGGACAAGTCGCTCGCTGGCGACATCAGTCGTAAGAAGGAGAAGCAGGACAACGCGCCCGCGCTCCAATACGACCAGTTCCGTCTCGGCGTTGAAGGCCAGGTCGCCTCCAAGCGCCGCGAGCAGATCGAGTCGCTCAAGAAGATCATCTCGCTGTCGGCGGACGCCAAGGAGCAGCCGGCGCTCCTCTTCCGTCTGGGCGAGTTGTACTGGGAAGAATCCAAGTACTACTTCTTCGAGGCCAACCGTAAGGACGACGAGCTCATCGAGGCGATGAACCGGGGTGACTCGGCCGCCCAGAGCCGCGCCAAGGCGGGCAAGGCCGAGCTGCTCACCCGGCAGAAGCAGTACGGCAAGCTCGCGCTCGAGCAGTACACGAAGATCGTCCAGGACTACCCGGACTTCGAGCGCTCGGACGAGGTGCTCTTCTTCCTCGGCACGTACCTGATGGAGGACGGCCAGGACCGCAAGGCGCTGGTGGCCTTCAAGCGCCTGGTGGAGAAGTTCCCCAAGTCCAAGTACATCCCCGACGCCTACCTGGCCTTCGGCGAGTACTACTTCAACAACTCCAAGGGTAAGCGCGCGGACCTGGAGAAGGCGCTGGCCGCCTACAAGAAGGCCGCCGAGTACCCCGAGAGCCAAGTGTACGCCTTCGCCCTCTACAAGCAGGGCTGGTGCTACTTCAACCTGGCGGACTACACGAACGCCAAGGACAAGTGGAAGGCGGTCGTCCTCTACGGCGAGCTGGCGGGCGCGCAGAACATCGAGAAGGACGGCAACGCGAAGAAGACCAACTCGCTGGCCCGCGAGGCGCGCACCGACTACGTCCGTGCCTATGCGCGCGAGGGTGACGTGATGCTCGCCCGCGAGGACTTCTCCAAGGTGGCCAGCAACCCCGAGGACCGCTTCGCGATGATGCGGACCCTGGCCAACATGTACTACGGCGATGGCAAGGACCGCGAGGCGGCCATCACCTACAACTCCCTCATCAAGGAGAAGCCGCTGTCGCCCGAGGCCCCGGGCTTCCAGGGCCGCATCGTCGACATCGTCCTTCGCATGGGCAACAAGGAGCGCACCGTCACGCAGGTGCGCCGGCTCGTGAAGATCATGAAGGAGGTCGAGGGCTCCGGCGTCATCAAGGACGACAAGGACAAGAAGGCCCTGGCCGAGGCGAAGGATCTGTCCGAGCGCACCCTGTCCAACCTGGCCGTCACCTGGCACAACGAGGCCAAGAAGACGCGCGAGGAGGCCACGTTCGGGTACGCCGACATGATCTACTCGGACTACCTGACGCTCTTCCCGGAGAGCCCCAAGGCGTACGACCTGCGCTTCTTCTGGGCGGAGTTGCTCAACGACAACCTCCAGAAGTTCGACAAGGCCGCGGCCAACTACACGCTCGTCGTCCTCCAGGACGTGAAGCTGCTGGAGGCCAAGGACGAGCAGGGCAACCCCAAGCCGGGCAAGCCGGGCAAGTGGCTGAACAACGCCGCCTACAACGCCGTGCTCGCCTATGACGAGATGGTGAAGGACGCCGAGTCCAAGGGCGCCTTCAAGGACGTCGACACCAAGGACATCCGCAAGAAGGCCGCCATCCCGCAGGGCAAGAAGGATCTGCTGGAGGCCTGCGAGCGCTACCTCAAGTACGTGACCAAGGGCGACAAGCGGGTGGAGATCGCCTTCAAGGCGGCCAACATCTACTACCGCCACAACCACTTCGACGAGGCGGTGCTGCGCTTCAGCGAGATCGCCCTGGGCTCGCCCGAGTACAAGTTCGAGTCCGGCGAGCGCGCCGCGGAGATCGCCGCCAACCTGGTGCTCGACTCGTACAACCTGCTCGAGGACTGGGCGAAGGTGAACGAGTGGGCGCGCCGCTTCTACAACAACGACAAGCTCGCGGTGGGCAAGTTCCGCGAGGACCTGTCCAAGGTCATCGAGCAGTCCGCGTTCAAGCTCGTGAGCCAGCTGGAGGCGAAGAACCAGTTCGCCAAGGCGGCCGAGGCCTACCTGTCCTTCGTGGCCGACTTCCCGCAGACGGAGATCGCCGACGTGGCGCTCTTCAACGCCTCGGTCGACTACTACAAGGCGAAGATGCTGGATAAGGCCATCCAGGTGCGCCAGCGCATCATCGAGCAGTACCCCGCGTCGCGCTTCGTGCCGGAGTGCATCTACAACAACGCGGAGGCGCTCGAGGCCATCGGTGACTTCAGCGAGGCCGCGGACGTGTACGAGCAGTACGTCAACGGCTACGAGGCCAGCCTGTCCGGTGGTGGCAAGGTGGTCGTGGCCAAGAAGGCGGCACCCGCCCGCGGCAAGAAGGGCAAGGGCAAGGGCAAGGCGGCCGCGAGCACCGTGGTGTCCGACAAGCCCGGCCAGCCCCAGAAGTGGGAGGAGTCCAAGGCCCAGGTGGCGCTCTTCAACGCGGCCACCTACCGCGAGGGTCTCGGCCAGTTCAAGGCGGCGCTGGCCCTGCGCGAGCGCTACCTGACCGTGTGGCCCAAGGCCAAGGACGCCGAGGACATCTACCTGTCCATCGTCGACCTGCACGTGAAGACGGGCAACTACAACAAGGCCATGGGTCAGCTCGAGGAGTACGAGCGCCAGTACATCCGCAGCCCCAGCAAGGTGCTGATGGCCGAGGGCCGCATCGCCGACATCTTCGAGAACAAGATGCGCAAGGAGCGCGACACCGCTCGCCTCTACGGCCGCATCCTCGACTACTACGAGAAGCTGCCGCGCCGCATGCAGCAGTCCCTGGAGAAGCCGGCCCTGGAGGCCGTGGCCCGCGCCCAGTACCGCAGCGTGGAGCCGGACTTCCAGTTCTACTCGCGCCTCAAGCTCTCCTGGGGCCGTCCGCCCAGCCCGGACAAGCTCAAGGGCTCCATCGCGGAGAAGAACAACTCGCGCGAGGTGGTGGAGAAGAAGTACGTGCAGACGGTGTCGCTCGGCGCGGCCGAGCCCGCCATCTGCGCCCTGCACCGCATCGGCCTCATCTACGACAACTTCGCCGACAAGATCAGCAACGCCCCCATGCCTCCTGGCATCGACGAGGAGACCGAGGGCGCCCTGCGCGAGGAGTTCGGCAACCAGTCCCTGCCGCTCAAGGAGAAGGCCGCCGAGGCGTTCTCCACCGCCGTGGCCAAGAGCCGCGAGCTGAGCGTCTTCAACTCCTGCGCGGCCGAGAGCCTCAAGATGCTGCGCGACACCTACCGTCCGGAGCAGTTCCCGACGATGGTCGAGGAGAAGGTGGCCCTCTCCAAGGGCCGCGACCTGGCCATCGGGGGCGATCTGCTCGCCGCCATCCAGGACGTTCCTCCGCCCGTCGTCGAGGCGGCCCAGGACGACAAGAGCAAGACCGAGGAGGTGGTCGAGGACGTGTCGGATCTGGCCAAGCGGCTGCAGCAGCAGACCGCCACCCAGGTCGACGGCCCGGCCGCCCCCACCAAGGAAGGCACTCCTCGCAAGTCCGCGGTGGATGATCAGGAACCGGAGGACTTCCTCAAATGA
- the gltE gene encoding adventurous gliding motility TPR repeat lipoprotein GltE: protein MNRTPMMRSLLLAALAALLATGCAGSKAAGPGTGTTGKANVAKSNEPVSISNRAKLLFDDALGAFEAQKKANAFDYPSLERKFKAALDADQNLAEAEYNLGVIAERQGNQKDAIARYQSALQKKPSLRQASENLAVIAQNNGDIAGAVAIYQGVLKTYPDDASSRARLAEIYRQTGDHDKAMEFSRAALMREPQSVTAYKVMMRSYLERKQLAMAKLVALRALKIDQNDPELHHTIGLILLQEEKKDEARMEFKRAIEVRADYVPAHVQLAQLALDVEDYPGAEEHLRRILQADSKNAPAHLNLGIAYKGQGQFDKAMQEYDEAEKLDPKLAAIYFNRAVILHRNKGAPDRAIELYRKYISLSGGEVALNAEHPIFNLLREAESIVQAQREAVAAEEQAKKLEELQKQQQELMKAEEAKQGTVNAAGTNAPAPTQPAGATQPAGEASPAGDTQPAANPPPAASQPANAPQQKNPAKPDSNEPTDDLF, encoded by the coding sequence ATGAATCGCACCCCCATGATGCGCTCACTCCTCCTGGCCGCGCTCGCGGCACTCCTCGCCACCGGCTGCGCGGGTTCCAAGGCCGCTGGTCCTGGCACTGGCACCACGGGCAAGGCGAACGTGGCCAAGTCCAACGAGCCCGTTTCCATCTCCAACCGCGCCAAGCTCCTCTTCGACGATGCGCTGGGTGCCTTCGAGGCCCAGAAGAAGGCCAACGCCTTCGACTACCCATCGCTCGAGCGCAAGTTCAAGGCCGCGCTGGACGCGGATCAGAACCTCGCCGAGGCCGAGTACAACCTCGGCGTCATCGCCGAGCGTCAGGGCAACCAGAAGGATGCCATCGCCCGCTACCAGTCGGCCCTCCAGAAGAAGCCCTCGCTGCGTCAGGCCTCGGAGAACCTGGCGGTCATCGCCCAGAACAATGGTGACATCGCCGGCGCCGTGGCCATCTACCAGGGCGTCCTGAAGACCTACCCGGACGACGCCAGCAGCCGCGCCCGCCTGGCGGAGATCTACCGGCAGACGGGTGACCACGACAAGGCGATGGAGTTCTCGCGCGCCGCCCTCATGCGCGAGCCCCAGTCCGTCACCGCCTACAAGGTGATGATGCGCAGCTACCTGGAGCGCAAGCAGCTGGCCATGGCCAAGCTGGTGGCCCTGCGCGCGCTGAAGATCGACCAGAACGATCCCGAGCTGCACCACACCATCGGCCTCATCCTCCTGCAGGAGGAGAAGAAGGACGAGGCGCGCATGGAGTTCAAGCGCGCCATCGAGGTCCGCGCCGACTACGTGCCCGCTCACGTGCAGCTGGCCCAGCTGGCCCTCGACGTGGAGGACTACCCCGGCGCCGAGGAGCACCTGCGCCGCATCCTCCAGGCCGACAGCAAGAACGCCCCCGCGCACCTCAACCTCGGCATCGCCTACAAGGGCCAGGGTCAGTTCGACAAGGCCATGCAGGAGTATGACGAGGCGGAGAAGCTCGACCCGAAGCTGGCCGCCATCTACTTCAACCGCGCCGTCATCCTGCACCGAAACAAGGGCGCGCCGGACCGGGCCATCGAGCTGTACCGCAAGTACATCAGCCTCTCGGGGGGTGAGGTCGCCCTCAACGCCGAGCACCCCATCTTCAACCTGCTGCGCGAGGCGGAGTCCATCGTCCAGGCCCAGCGCGAGGCCGTCGCCGCCGAGGAGCAGGCCAAGAAGCTCGAGGAGCTCCAGAAGCAGCAGCAGGAGCTGATGAAGGCCGAGGAGGCCAAGCAGGGCACCGTCAACGCCGCGGGCACCAACGCCCCGGCTCCCACCCAGCCCGCTGGCGCCACCCAGCCCGCCGGGGAAGCCAGTCCCGCCGGCGACACCCAGCCCGCCGCCAACCCGCCGCCCGCCGCTTCCCAGCCGGCTAACGCGCCGCAGCAGAAGAATCCAGCCAAGCCGGATTCGAATGAGCCCACCGACGATCTCTTCTGA
- a CDS encoding ABC transporter ATP-binding protein → MPMIEVQNLTKRYRERIAVDRLNFSVAEGQILGFLGPNGAGKSTTMKILTGFLPPSEGTARVAGFDVFEQPLEVKRRIGYLPETPPLYPEMTVAGYLKFVAELKRLPGRGLRAEVDRVGGLAGVSDVMGRVIQNLSKGYKQRVGIAQALLGSPPVLILDEPTEGLDPAQRAEVRGLIKGLAGKHTVILSTHILPEVTMTCEKVLIINQGRVVAYDEIRKLTHVHGGKAENVSLEEIFIKLTAA, encoded by the coding sequence ATGCCGATGATCGAGGTCCAGAACCTCACCAAGCGATACCGTGAGCGGATCGCCGTGGACCGCCTGAACTTCTCGGTCGCCGAGGGACAGATACTCGGCTTCCTCGGGCCCAATGGAGCGGGCAAGTCCACCACCATGAAGATCCTCACCGGGTTCCTGCCTCCCTCCGAGGGGACGGCCCGGGTGGCGGGGTTCGACGTCTTCGAGCAGCCCCTGGAGGTCAAACGGCGGATCGGCTACCTGCCGGAGACCCCGCCGCTGTACCCGGAGATGACGGTGGCCGGGTACCTGAAGTTCGTCGCCGAGCTCAAGCGGCTGCCCGGCCGCGGCCTTCGCGCCGAGGTGGACCGGGTGGGCGGGCTCGCCGGCGTGTCCGACGTGATGGGCCGGGTCATCCAGAACCTGTCCAAGGGCTACAAGCAGCGCGTGGGCATTGCCCAGGCCCTGCTCGGCTCCCCACCGGTGCTCATCCTCGACGAGCCCACCGAGGGGTTGGATCCCGCCCAGCGCGCCGAGGTGCGCGGCCTCATCAAGGGGCTGGCGGGCAAGCACACCGTCATCCTCTCCACCCACATCCTCCCCGAGGTGACGATGACCTGCGAGAAGGTCCTCATCATCAACCAGGGCCGGGTGGTGGCGTACGACGAGATCCGCAAGCTGACGCACGTGCACGGCGGCAAGGCGGAGAACGTGTCGTTGGAGGAGATCTTCATCAAGCTGACCGCGGCCTAG
- a CDS encoding aspartate kinase, with translation MPIVVQKYGGSSVADVEKIRKVARRVKETRDRGYRVVVVVSAMGDTTDELLALAKQVSPDPARRELDMLLTCGERISMALLSMALQEMGVPAISFTGSQSGIITNDAHSQARIVEVRPYRIQDELEQGKVVIVAGYQGVSYKKEVTTLGRGGSDTTAVALAAALSAESCEIYSDVDGVFSADPRVVPDARKLETLSYDEMQELASAGAKVLNAQAVEFAKAKGIVILARTAHGQGSGTAVQELVAPADTRVKGVTAEAEMAVLSAAVEEVRLPELLEFLDARGVRGRALAFDGLLGREGRAFIAVPLQDVHGLEALKRDVVARFGETVRLREEVGTVTAVGAGLNADWSYLRRALDVAEELGARVHAVHTSPLQLTLLVDKQHLKPLTARLHREFLGS, from the coding sequence ATGCCGATCGTGGTGCAGAAGTACGGCGGCTCGTCAGTCGCCGATGTGGAGAAGATCCGCAAGGTCGCACGCAGAGTGAAGGAGACGCGGGACCGGGGCTACCGGGTGGTGGTGGTGGTGTCGGCCATGGGGGACACGACGGACGAGCTGCTGGCGCTGGCCAAGCAGGTGTCGCCGGACCCGGCGCGGCGCGAGCTGGACATGCTGCTCACGTGCGGGGAGCGCATCTCCATGGCGCTCTTGTCCATGGCGCTACAGGAGATGGGGGTGCCGGCCATCAGCTTCACGGGGAGCCAGAGCGGCATCATCACGAATGACGCGCACTCGCAGGCGCGCATCGTGGAGGTGCGGCCCTACCGCATCCAGGACGAGCTGGAGCAGGGCAAGGTGGTCATCGTCGCGGGGTACCAGGGCGTCTCCTACAAGAAGGAGGTGACGACGCTGGGGCGGGGTGGCTCGGACACGACGGCGGTGGCGCTGGCGGCGGCGTTGAGCGCGGAGTCGTGTGAGATCTACTCGGACGTGGACGGGGTGTTCAGCGCGGATCCGCGGGTGGTGCCGGACGCGCGCAAGCTGGAGACGCTCTCGTACGACGAGATGCAGGAGCTGGCGAGCGCGGGGGCGAAGGTGCTCAACGCGCAGGCGGTGGAGTTCGCGAAGGCGAAGGGGATCGTCATCCTGGCGAGGACGGCGCACGGGCAGGGGAGTGGGACGGCGGTGCAGGAGCTGGTGGCGCCGGCGGACACACGGGTGAAGGGGGTGACGGCGGAGGCGGAGATGGCGGTGCTGTCGGCGGCGGTGGAGGAGGTGCGGCTGCCGGAGCTGCTGGAGTTCCTGGACGCGCGAGGGGTGCGCGGCAGGGCGCTGGCGTTCGACGGGTTGCTGGGGCGCGAGGGGCGGGCGTTCATCGCGGTGCCGTTGCAGGACGTGCACGGGTTGGAGGCGCTGAAGCGGGACGTGGTGGCGCGCTTCGGGGAGACGGTGAGGCTGAGGGAGGAGGTGGGGACGGTGACGGCGGTGGGGGCGGGGCTGAACGCGGACTGGAGCTACCTGCGCCGGGCCCTGGACGTGGCGGAGGAGCTGGGGGCGAGGGTGCATGCCGTCCACACCTCGCCACTCCAGCTCACGTTGCTGGTGGACAAGCAGCACCTCAAGCCGCTCACCGCGAGGCTGCACCGCGAGTTCCTGGGCAGCTGA